A genome region from Candidatus Woesearchaeota archaeon includes the following:
- a CDS encoding flippase-like domain-containing protein: MKKHWTVATVVISVLIGIAIVAKVFQEIPLLNVINSFQHGNSLAMWGFILASISIMLLHTWRWHLIIKTAQIKISFWKTFLYRIVGFGISFITPVAKVGGEPLRAMLLQRQGATFRRGFSTVAIDKIAELAITGVLFVFGIIIALLTLALPENLVIGMVILVVIMIVLLTWFYFLIISDKNLILGLFRFLRLNRIKKLQKWEENIIEMDGWMIAFRKDHKVVFNKIMFITTAAWLLMFIEYKSVLMIFGIGEISFAGLFLIITVLGFAYLIPIPLALGVLEAAQISVFAMLRLNVAAGVALSIVIRARDFLWTLIGVGILSIYGFNIRKAYMNSLEQGGIKKPKERI, from the coding sequence ATGAAAAAGCATTGGACTGTTGCCACGGTAGTTATTTCAGTTCTTATTGGTATTGCTATTGTTGCAAAGGTTTTTCAAGAAATTCCTTTACTTAATGTTATTAATTCATTTCAACATGGAAACAGTCTTGCTATGTGGGGATTTATTCTTGCGAGCATAAGTATTATGTTGCTCCACACTTGGCGTTGGCATTTAATTATTAAGACTGCACAAATCAAGATTTCGTTTTGGAAAACATTTCTGTATCGTATTGTTGGTTTTGGTATTAGTTTTATTACTCCTGTTGCTAAAGTTGGCGGCGAGCCTCTTCGGGCAATGCTTCTGCAACGACAAGGAGCTACGTTTCGCAGAGGTTTCTCAACAGTTGCTATTGATAAAATTGCTGAACTTGCAATAACTGGAGTATTATTTGTATTCGGCATTATTATTGCATTATTAACACTAGCCCTTCCTGAAAACTTAGTTATTGGCATGGTTATTTTAGTAGTTATCATGATTGTATTATTAACTTGGTTTTATTTTTTAATTATTAGTGATAAAAATCTTATTTTGGGATTGTTTCGTTTTCTTCGACTCAATAGAATAAAAAAATTACAAAAGTGGGAAGAGAATATTATTGAAATGGATGGGTGGATGATTGCATTTCGAAAAGATCATAAAGTAGTGTTTAACAAAATCATGTTTATTACCACAGCTGCTTGGCTTTTAATGTTTATTGAATACAAAAGCGTACTCATGATTTTTGGCATCGGCGAAATTAGCTTTGCAGGATTATTTCTTATTATTACCGTTCTTGGTTTTGCTTATTTAATCCCCATACCTTTAGCGTTAGGTGTTTTAGAAGCTGCTCAAATTTCTGTCTTTGCAATGCTTCGGCTTAATGTTGCAGCAGGTGTTGCGCTTTCTATTGTTATTAGGGCTCGAGATTTCTTATGGACGTTAATAGGTGTAGGTATCCTGAGTATCTATGGCTTTAACATTAGAAAAGCATATATGAACAGTTTAGAGCAAGGCGGTATTAAAAAACCAAAAGAGAGAATTTAA